In a single window of the Cucumis melo cultivar AY chromosome 11, USDA_Cmelo_AY_1.0, whole genome shotgun sequence genome:
- the LOC103490579 gene encoding RING-H2 finger protein ATL66-like: MPSSPPPPSPVPDYSSWSPWSISTIVIVCVIFLLLSNYRLLKQLCRVLHELFSGRPAVQFEENPNNPSLQIHAHGLETSMIRLLPISQFKKKEESESTTSFNTECAVCLGEFEEGELIKNLPNCNHSFHSSCIDAWFRDHSSCPLCRLQVWSFSTPDSSSAMLETLGRENILRERVAHYQTLRAQILQHPEFRRDESIQGSDQRDPNR, translated from the coding sequence ATGCCATCGAGTCCGCCGCCGCCATCTCCGGTGCCTGATTACTCTAGCTGGAGTCCATGGTCAATCTCGACCATCGTCATCGTATGCGTCATCTTCCTACTGTTGAGCAACTATAGACTTTTGAAACAATTGTGCCGTGTCCTTCATGAACTGTTTTCCGGTCGACCTGCGGTTCAATTTGAGGAAAACCCTAACAATCCTTCACTACAAATCCATGCCCATGGACTGGAGACCTCGATGATTCGTTTGCTACCAATATCACAgttcaaaaagaaagaagaatctGAATCAACGACAAGTTTCAATACGGAATGCGCTGTTTGTTTGGGTGAATTCGAAGAAGGGGAATTGATTAAAAACTTACCAAATTGTAATCATTCGTTTCATAGTTCTTGTATCGATGCCTGGTTCCGTGATCATTCGAGTTGCCCTCTCTGCAGATTGCAAGTCTGGAGTTTCTCTACTCCTGATTCTTCTTCAGCAATGCTGGAAACGCTTggaagagaaaatattctacgAGAAAGAGTAGCGCATTATCAAACACTTCGTGCTCAAATTCTGCAGCACCCTGAATTCAGAAGAGATGAATCGATTCAAGGATCAGATCAACGAGACCCAAACCGATGA
- the LOC103490578 gene encoding uncharacterized protein LOC103490578 gives MEDLGSLWRFQENVEDLKQKLLQKTFELESLKMEASEESIKNKEKVKSLLLLLQAAYEERDEARDQLQKLMNKIMPTTATELPALLHFQPESPLNIPTKANSSITESNSLYETYNHHSYGSSPADSFFDGVSSPDFSTANMADSSKISFVNQPFVSEYNNAPQPPLATGLDTPKTEKTDPFSAVIDNLAKGRALPQKGKLLQAVTEAGPLLQTLLVAGPLPQWRNPPPLQTFKIPPLLVNGCNTKNINQNPSSKASSSSPKPLHSLLHAEMSSRGSSQICSASSTLSFTNGPSGSCINSALMMAPNVNHTQILAAKRQKIQ, from the exons ATGGAGGATTTGGGCAGTTTATGGAGATTTCAGGAG AACGTGGAGGATTTGAAGCAGAAACTCCTACAGAAGACTTTTGAACTTGAGTCACTAAAAATGGAAGCAAGCGAAGAAAGTATTAAGAACAAAGAGAAAGTGAAGAGCTTACTTCTTCTACTGCAGGCAGCATACGAAGAAAGAGATGAAGCAAGAGATCAACTGCAAAAACTGATGAACAAGATAATGCCAACTACTGCAACTGAATTACCAGCTCTGCTTCATTTCCAACCTGAAAGCCCTCTCAACATACCTACAAAAGCAAATTCAAGCATCACAGAATCAAATAGTCTCTATGAAACTTATAATCATCATTCATATGGTTCTTCACCAGCAGATTCGTTCTTCGATGGAGTTTCATCACCCGATTTCTCCACTGCAAACATGGCCGATTCAAGCAAAATAAGTTTTGTAAATCAGCCCTTTGTCTCAGAGTATAATAATGCCCCTCAACCTCCTCTGGCAACAGGACTTGACACTCCAAAAACAGAAAAGACCGATCCATTCTCTGCAGTGATCGATAATCTTGCTAAGGGAAGAGCATTACCTCAGAAAGGGAAGCTCCTGCAAGCTGTTACAGAGGCCGGTCCTTTACTTCAGACACTTCTCGTTGCTGGGCCTCTTCCACAATGGCGTAATCCTCCGCCATTGCAAACTTTCAAGATTCCCCCTCTTCTAGTGAACGGCTGCAACACTAAAAATATCAATCAAAATCCTTCTTCAAAAGCCAGCAGCTCTTCTCCAAAGCCTCTCCATTCTCTTTTACACGCTGAAATGTCGTCCCGTGGGTCTTCTCAAATTTGTTCAGCTTCCTCTACGTTGAGTTTCACAAATGGTCCTTCTGGTTCTTGCATCAACAGCGCCTTGATGATGGCTCCAAATGTTAACCACACTCAGATTCTAGCAGCCAAGAGACAGAAAATTCAGTGA